A window of Deltaproteobacteria bacterium contains these coding sequences:
- the mqnE gene encoding aminofutalosine synthase MqnE translates to METDLRRIRDKVEAGERLSDADALALYRTRDILEVGEMAALANRRMNGDRVYFIVNRHVNPTNICVNRCRFCAFSKGKDDPLAYTMTLDEILHRAEEAREQRATELHIVGGLHPDLPFDFYLTMLRSLRERFPSLHVQAFTAVEIDYFRKITGLPLPEVIAQLKDAGLGSLPGGGAEIFAPEIRNEICPEKISGDRWLEVMEAVHAAGLRSNATMLYGHVETLESRVDHMRRLRELQDRTGGFQSFIPLAFHPKNTEIAKGYTTGLDDLLALAVARLYLDNFRHIKSFWIMVGPKLAQISLHFGVDDIDGTVVEEKITHAAGAQAGQEMSVAELVTMVRQAGKIPVERDTLYNVIREWPAEGVPA, encoded by the coding sequence ATGGAAACGGATCTGCGACGAATCAGGGATAAGGTCGAGGCCGGGGAGCGGCTGTCGGACGCCGACGCGCTCGCGCTGTACCGCACGCGGGACATCCTCGAGGTGGGGGAGATGGCGGCGCTCGCGAACCGCCGCATGAACGGCGACCGCGTCTACTTCATCGTCAACCGGCACGTGAACCCGACGAACATCTGCGTGAACCGGTGCAGGTTCTGCGCGTTCAGCAAGGGGAAGGACGACCCTCTTGCGTACACGATGACGCTGGACGAGATCCTCCACCGGGCGGAAGAGGCTCGGGAGCAGCGGGCCACGGAACTTCACATCGTCGGGGGGCTGCACCCGGACCTCCCCTTCGACTTCTACCTGACGATGCTGCGCTCCCTGCGGGAACGGTTCCCCTCCCTGCACGTCCAGGCGTTCACGGCCGTGGAGATCGATTATTTCCGGAAGATCACCGGGCTTCCGCTCCCCGAGGTGATCGCGCAATTGAAGGACGCGGGGCTCGGATCCCTTCCCGGCGGCGGGGCGGAGATCTTCGCCCCGGAGATCCGGAACGAAATCTGTCCCGAGAAAATCTCGGGGGACCGGTGGCTCGAGGTGATGGAGGCGGTCCACGCGGCGGGACTTCGAAGCAACGCCACGATGCTTTACGGCCACGTGGAGACGCTGGAGTCGCGCGTGGACCACATGCGGCGCCTGCGGGAGCTGCAGGACCGCACCGGCGGGTTTCAGTCGTTCATCCCCCTGGCCTTCCACCCGAAGAACACGGAGATCGCCAAGGGGTACACCACGGGGCTCGATGACCTGCTCGCGCTGGCGGTGGCGCGGCTCTACCTCGACAACTTCCGCCACATCAAGTCGTTCTGGATCATGGTGGGACCGAAGCTGGCGCAGATCTCCCTCCACTTCGGGGTGGACGACATCGACGGGACCGTGGTCGAGGAGAAGATCACCCACGCGGCCGGCGCACAGGCGGGGCAGGAGATGTCCGTCGCCGAGCTGGTCACGATGGTCCGCCAGGCGGGGAAGATCCCCGTCGAGCGGGACACCCTCTACAACGTGATCCGCGAGTGGCCGGCGGAAGGGGTGCCAGCGTGA